Proteins encoded by one window of Sphingosinicella sp. BN140058:
- the thiL gene encoding thiamine-phosphate kinase codes for MTGEADFLSALRALATHPAARGFADDTAVLTVGGATLVLTHDMIVEGIHYLPGDPPADVAWKLVAVNLSDLGAKGAAPIGVLMGYSLRREPDWDARFVAGLGEALAHFGVPLLGGDTVSVPSGTPRSLGLTAIGEARGRVPARAGAQGGDVLWVTGTIGDAGAGLRRIAVGQPDGPLPDRYRRPLPRLAAGHRLAGLASAMMDVSDGLLIDAQRMAEASGVRIDIDLAALPLSPELIAFEGDDRQVRLAAATAGDDYELLFCTCDAAVQDVFAVAEELSLQMTRIGRVTGGSGLILHEQDDLIPLPDKLGWQHS; via the coding sequence ATGACCGGCGAAGCAGACTTCCTCTCCGCCCTTCGTGCGCTCGCCACGCATCCCGCCGCCCGCGGCTTTGCCGACGACACCGCGGTGCTGACGGTCGGGGGAGCAACGCTCGTCCTCACCCACGACATGATCGTCGAAGGGATCCACTATCTGCCCGGCGATCCTCCGGCCGATGTGGCGTGGAAGCTGGTTGCAGTGAACCTGTCGGACCTCGGCGCGAAGGGCGCGGCGCCGATCGGCGTGCTGATGGGGTACAGCCTGCGCCGGGAACCCGACTGGGACGCACGATTCGTCGCGGGCCTCGGCGAGGCGCTCGCCCATTTCGGTGTCCCCTTGCTGGGCGGAGATACGGTGTCCGTGCCCTCGGGCACGCCCCGCAGCCTGGGCCTGACTGCGATCGGCGAAGCGCGCGGGCGCGTACCGGCGCGTGCCGGCGCACAGGGGGGCGACGTGCTCTGGGTCACCGGCACGATCGGCGACGCCGGAGCCGGCCTGCGCCGGATTGCGGTCGGCCAGCCCGATGGCCCGCTCCCGGATCGCTATCGCCGTCCGCTCCCGCGGCTCGCCGCCGGGCACCGACTTGCGGGCCTGGCAAGCGCGATGATGGACGTGTCGGACGGGCTGCTGATCGATGCGCAGCGAATGGCCGAGGCAAGCGGCGTCCGCATCGACATCGATCTCGCTGCACTTCCCCTTTCGCCGGAGCTCATCGCGTTCGAGGGAGATGATCGACAGGTTCGTCTTGCCGCCGCGACTGCTGGCGACGATTACGAATTGCTCTTCTGCACCTGCGATGCTGCAGTGCAGGATGTGTTCGCAGTCGCGGAAGAATTGTCGCTGCAGATGACCAGAATCGGACGAGTCACCGGCGGGTCGGGACTCATTCTTCACGAGCAGGACGACTTGATCCCGCTCCCCGACAAGCTCGGCTGGCAGCATAGCTGA
- the nusB gene encoding transcription antitermination factor NusB, protein MSKTTARSRSRSAARLAAVQALYQHEMERTPIPTLLHEFHLHRLGATIEGVEYEDAEVDFFDDIVTGVQARAAELDELVAARLARDWSLHRLDRPMRQILRAGAYELVARIDVPTGTIISEYVDVAKAFYDKKESAFVNGLLDAVAKDVRK, encoded by the coding sequence ATGTCCAAGACCACTGCCCGTTCCAGATCCCGCTCCGCCGCCCGGCTCGCCGCCGTGCAGGCGCTCTACCAGCATGAGATGGAGCGGACGCCGATCCCGACTTTGCTTCACGAATTCCACCTTCACCGCCTCGGCGCGACGATCGAAGGCGTCGAATATGAGGATGCCGAGGTCGACTTCTTCGACGATATCGTCACCGGCGTGCAGGCCCGCGCCGCGGAACTCGACGAACTCGTCGCCGCCAGGCTCGCCCGCGACTGGTCGCTGCATCGGCTCGACCGCCCGATGCGGCAGATCCTGCGCGCCGGCGCCTACGAGCTTGTCGCCCGTATCGACGTGCCGACCGGCACGATCATCTCGGAATATGTCGACGTCGCCAAGGCCTTCTACGACAAGAAGGAATCCGCGTTCGTCAACGGCCTGCTCGACGCGGTCGCGAAAGACGTCCGGAAGTAG
- a CDS encoding alpha/beta fold hydrolase, which yields MADLPLERIPLSTGISLDVCLAGPRDAEPILFLHGFPESHRTWRNQIADLSRDHFVVAPDQRGYARSDKPEGVEGYRTTTIVADALALMDALDVKHFTLVGHDWGGAAAWTAALLHPLRVKRLVILNAPHPLVFQKSLIEDTAQREASQYIRFFRSPDAEAKILALGLDAFLDKLLLGNADPGKLPVKERQAYLDEWKEPGALTGMLNWYRATNLEVPETDEDAKLPLWTHAPFPKLHMPTLVVWGLKDVALLPIQLEGLPDVVADLRIVTSPTAGHFIPWEEPGTVTAAIRDFLADTGG from the coding sequence ATGGCCGACCTGCCGCTCGAACGGATCCCGCTTTCCACCGGGATCAGCCTCGACGTCTGTCTCGCCGGTCCGCGCGATGCCGAGCCGATCCTGTTTCTCCATGGCTTCCCCGAATCCCACCGCACCTGGCGCAACCAGATTGCGGACTTGTCGCGGGACCATTTCGTGGTTGCGCCGGACCAGCGCGGCTATGCCCGCTCCGACAAGCCCGAAGGGGTCGAGGGGTATCGGACCACCACGATCGTCGCCGACGCCCTCGCCCTGATGGACGCGCTCGACGTCAAGCATTTCACGCTCGTCGGGCATGACTGGGGCGGGGCAGCGGCGTGGACCGCAGCCCTGCTCCACCCGCTGCGGGTGAAACGGCTGGTGATCCTCAACGCGCCGCACCCGCTGGTCTTCCAGAAATCGCTCATCGAGGACACAGCGCAGCGCGAAGCGTCCCAATATATCCGCTTCTTCCGCAGCCCCGATGCGGAGGCGAAGATCCTCGCTCTGGGTCTCGACGCCTTTCTCGACAAGCTGCTGCTCGGCAACGCCGATCCGGGCAAGCTCCCGGTCAAGGAGCGCCAGGCCTATCTCGACGAATGGAAGGAGCCGGGCGCGCTGACCGGCATGCTCAACTGGTACCGCGCGACCAATCTCGAGGTTCCGGAAACGGACGAGGATGCCAAGCTGCCCTTGTGGACGCATGCGCCCTTCCCCAAGCTTCACATGCCGACGCTGGTCGTCTGGGGCCTCAAGGATGTCGCCCTGCTGCCGATCCAGCTCGAAGGCCTGCCCGACGTCGTCGCCGATCTCCGAATCGTCACGTCGCCGACTGCGGGGCATTTCATCCCTTGGGAGGAGCCGGGCACGGTCACCGCGGCGATCCGGGACTTCCTTGCCGACACCGGCGGCTGA
- a CDS encoding pirin family protein translates to MSLDDLILQTLLPTSHDLGGFKVHRTLPHKERTTVGPFIFFDQMGPAHLPENGGIDVRPHPHINLATVTYLFAGAIDHRDSLGTYRTIEPGAVNLMTAGRGISHSERSPAALRPAGPELSGIQTWLALPSAKEEMDPAFEHVPKAALPVVDGAGAAARVVMGSLWGATSPVTCHSETIYADVHLLAGGSMPIDPEADERALYVAEGEASLDGLTLAPQSLYVLRPGTRATLRSNSGAHVMLCGGAPLDGPRHVWWNFVSSRRDRIREARQDWKAGRFALPPDDHDEFIPLPEVPKTVSYP, encoded by the coding sequence GTGTCATTGGACGATCTCATCCTGCAGACCTTGCTGCCGACCAGCCACGATCTCGGCGGGTTCAAGGTGCACCGCACCCTGCCGCACAAGGAGAGAACGACGGTCGGACCGTTCATCTTCTTCGATCAAATGGGACCAGCCCACCTGCCGGAAAACGGCGGCATCGACGTCCGCCCGCACCCGCACATCAACCTTGCCACGGTTACCTACCTTTTCGCCGGCGCAATCGACCATCGCGATTCGCTCGGCACCTACCGGACGATCGAGCCGGGCGCGGTCAATCTGATGACCGCGGGCCGCGGCATCTCGCATTCGGAACGGTCTCCCGCCGCGTTGCGGCCGGCGGGACCGGAGCTAAGCGGGATCCAGACCTGGCTGGCGCTGCCGAGCGCCAAGGAGGAGATGGACCCTGCGTTCGAGCACGTGCCCAAGGCCGCTCTGCCGGTGGTGGACGGCGCCGGCGCGGCCGCGCGGGTGGTGATGGGCAGCTTGTGGGGCGCAACCTCGCCGGTCACCTGCCACAGCGAAACCATCTATGCCGACGTTCATCTTCTCGCCGGGGGCAGCATGCCGATCGATCCCGAAGCGGACGAGCGTGCCCTCTACGTCGCCGAAGGGGAAGCAAGCCTCGACGGCCTCACTCTTGCGCCTCAGAGCCTCTACGTGCTCCGCCCGGGCACCCGCGCCACCCTCCGCTCGAACAGCGGCGCGCACGTGATGCTGTGCGGCGGCGCCCCGCTCGACGGGCCGCGCCACGTCTGGTGGAATTTCGTATCGTCCCGCCGCGACCGGATCCGCGAGGCACGCCAGGATTGGAAGGCGGGCCGCTTCGCCTTGCCGCCCGATGACCATGACGAGTTCATCCCGCTTCCCGAAGTGCCCAAGACGGTGAGCTACCCCTGA
- a CDS encoding BolA family transcriptional regulator, translating to MTAHLTGPIAQEIAQRLHAALAPESLQVIDDSDKHRGHAGHDGRGESHFTVDIVAERFRGLSRVARQRAVNSALGDLLRERVHALAIKARAPGE from the coding sequence ATGACAGCGCATTTAACCGGCCCCATCGCCCAGGAAATCGCCCAACGCTTGCATGCGGCGCTCGCTCCCGAGAGCCTGCAAGTGATTGACGACAGCGACAAACATCGCGGCCATGCGGGCCATGACGGGCGTGGCGAAAGCCATTTCACCGTCGACATCGTCGCCGAACGCTTTCGCGGGCTGAGCCGCGTGGCACGCCAGCGCGCGGTCAATTCGGCGCTCGGCGATCTGCTCCGCGAGCGTGTGCACGCGCTCGCGATCAAGGCCCGCGCACCCGGCGAATAG
- a CDS encoding J domain-containing protein — MATAGKRQTRFHGRVEGQGLCARPGCEAPGEFRAPAGRGSSFDGPGDWRWLCLDHIREFNSGYNYFEGMSAEEIEHAQTPYGGWDRETRAFATGGGDRPPRWADFADPLDAIGARFRRAAAQDAPRADGRELSVADRKSLQVLGLAVDTDRRQLRQRYAELVRRYHPDRNGGDRSHEKALQAVIEAYTQLKSRPAFA; from the coding sequence GTGGCGACGGCGGGCAAGCGGCAGACCCGGTTTCACGGCCGAGTGGAAGGACAAGGGCTGTGTGCCCGTCCCGGGTGCGAAGCGCCGGGCGAGTTCCGCGCGCCTGCCGGCCGTGGTTCCTCGTTCGATGGCCCCGGCGACTGGCGGTGGCTGTGCCTCGATCACATCCGCGAGTTCAATTCCGGCTACAATTATTTCGAGGGCATGAGCGCCGAGGAGATCGAGCACGCCCAGACTCCTTATGGCGGCTGGGATCGCGAGACTCGTGCGTTTGCGACGGGAGGCGGCGACCGGCCGCCGCGCTGGGCGGATTTCGCCGATCCGCTCGATGCCATCGGCGCGCGCTTCCGCCGCGCCGCGGCGCAGGACGCACCGCGTGCGGACGGCCGCGAACTGAGCGTCGCCGATCGCAAGTCCCTGCAGGTGCTCGGGCTTGCCGTCGATACCGATCGCCGGCAGCTGCGCCAGCGTTATGCCGAGCTCGTCCGCCGCTACCACCCCGATCGCAACGGCGGGGACCGGAGCCATGAGAAAGCGTTGCAGGCCGTGATCGAGGCCTATACGCAGCTCAAATCCCGCCCTGCCTTCGCCTGA
- the cobS gene encoding cobaltochelatase subunit CobS: protein MADFANSNPASRGATVMDSPDRIVKVRDVFGVDSDMEVPAFSEADERVPDLDPAYVFDSDTTLAICAGFAKNRRVMVQGYHGTGKSTHIEQVAARLNWPLIRINLDAHISRIDLIGRDAIVLRDGQQVTEFREGLLPWALQTPTALVFDEYDAGRPDVMFVIQRVLETEGKLTLLDQNRVIRPHPYFRLFATTNTVGLGDTTGLYHGTQQINQGQMDRWNIVVTLNYLPAAIEARIVLAKSGEYDHEGGRQEVERMIKVAELTRAGFMNGDISTVMSPRSVISWAQNALIFDDIGFAFRVTFLNKCDEAERPMIAEYYQRVFGKDLPESIVGKA, encoded by the coding sequence ATGGCCGATTTTGCCAATTCGAACCCCGCCAGCCGCGGCGCCACCGTGATGGATTCCCCCGATCGGATCGTGAAGGTGCGCGACGTCTTCGGCGTCGATTCGGACATGGAAGTTCCCGCTTTTTCGGAGGCGGACGAGCGGGTTCCGGATCTCGATCCGGCCTACGTCTTCGATTCGGACACGACGCTGGCGATCTGTGCCGGCTTCGCCAAGAACCGCCGCGTCATGGTCCAGGGCTATCACGGCACCGGCAAGTCGACCCACATCGAGCAGGTGGCGGCGCGGCTCAACTGGCCGCTGATCCGGATCAACCTCGACGCTCATATCAGCCGAATCGATCTGATCGGCCGCGATGCGATCGTGCTTCGCGACGGACAGCAGGTGACGGAATTTCGCGAGGGCCTGCTGCCGTGGGCGCTGCAGACTCCGACAGCGCTCGTGTTCGACGAATATGATGCCGGCCGTCCCGACGTGATGTTCGTGATCCAGCGCGTGCTGGAGACCGAAGGCAAGCTGACCTTGCTCGATCAGAACCGGGTGATCCGCCCGCACCCCTATTTCCGCCTGTTCGCAACCACGAACACGGTCGGGCTCGGCGACACCACCGGCCTCTATCACGGCACCCAGCAGATCAATCAGGGGCAGATGGACCGCTGGAACATCGTCGTCACGCTGAACTATCTCCCGGCTGCGATCGAAGCGCGGATCGTCCTCGCCAAATCGGGCGAATATGATCACGAAGGCGGCCGCCAGGAGGTGGAGCGCATGATCAAGGTCGCTGAGCTCACCCGGGCCGGCTTCATGAACGGCGACATCTCGACCGTGATGAGCCCGCGCTCGGTGATCAGCTGGGCGCAGAATGCCCTGATCTTCGACGACATCGGCTTCGCCTTCCGCGTCACCTTTCTCAACAAGTGCGACGAGGCGGAGCGGCCGATGATCGCCGAATATTATCAGCGCGTGTTCGGGAAGGACTTGCCCGAGAGCATCGTCGGGAAGGCCTGA
- the cobT gene encoding cobaltochelatase subunit CobT, producing MAQNDSPLEAFRQALSGAARAIAREPELELGFTADAPGGAGKSVKVPMPGRTLPERDVAEARGYADAAALKLRHHNAGVHARHAPADDIARAVFDAAEQARVEALGGRGMDGVRANLASMAEMRMRTDPITRARTRAEVPLGTALGLIVRERLTGQAPPEAARTGLKLVSDWIEEKAGKDLDALGLVLDDQAAFAALATRVLEDLELVEKDVEAERDPEGDLESEGDQQDQGEDGDDQNEDEAGGGEGEADIRVEQGESEGEQTESDFTEQEMAEGEDGLGDEGEEGMMPVRPNRPLSDLPPHFDYRTFTTKYDEIVEAAELCDDAELTRLRAYLDQQLTHLQSAVTKLANRLQRRLMAQQSRSWDFDQEEGILDAARLARVIVNPAHSLSYKIERDTDFRDTIVTLLIDNSGSMRGRPISIAAISADILARTLERCGVKVEILGFTTRAWKGGQAREQWLSAGRPANPGRLNDLRHIVYKQADEPWRRARKNLGLMMREGLLKENIDGEALLWAHNRLIARPEERRILMVISDGAPVDDSTLSVNSGTYLERHLRQVIAWIEDRSPVELIAIGIGHDVTRYYQRAVTIMDAEQLGGTMIEQLAALFDTP from the coding sequence TTGGCACAGAATGATTCCCCCCTCGAAGCCTTTCGGCAGGCGCTGAGCGGCGCCGCCCGCGCGATCGCGCGCGAGCCGGAGCTGGAACTCGGCTTCACCGCGGACGCCCCCGGCGGCGCCGGCAAGTCGGTCAAGGTGCCGATGCCGGGCCGAACCCTGCCGGAGCGGGACGTTGCCGAGGCGCGCGGTTATGCCGATGCTGCGGCGCTCAAGCTGCGTCATCACAATGCCGGTGTTCATGCCCGCCATGCGCCGGCCGACGATATTGCTCGCGCCGTCTTCGATGCCGCGGAGCAGGCCCGGGTGGAGGCGCTCGGCGGGCGCGGCATGGACGGCGTGCGCGCCAATCTCGCGAGCATGGCCGAAATGCGGATGCGCACCGATCCGATCACCCGGGCACGCACCCGGGCGGAAGTGCCGCTCGGCACCGCGCTCGGTCTGATCGTTCGCGAGCGTCTGACCGGGCAGGCTCCGCCCGAGGCCGCCCGGACGGGGTTGAAGCTCGTCTCCGACTGGATCGAGGAGAAAGCCGGCAAGGATCTCGACGCACTCGGTCTGGTGCTGGACGATCAAGCGGCGTTCGCCGCCCTTGCGACTCGCGTGCTTGAGGATCTGGAGCTGGTCGAGAAGGACGTCGAGGCGGAACGCGATCCGGAGGGCGATCTCGAATCCGAAGGCGACCAGCAGGATCAGGGCGAAGACGGCGACGATCAGAATGAGGACGAAGCCGGCGGCGGCGAGGGCGAAGCGGACATTCGCGTCGAGCAGGGCGAGTCCGAGGGCGAACAGACCGAAAGCGACTTCACCGAACAGGAAATGGCCGAAGGCGAGGACGGCCTCGGCGACGAAGGCGAAGAGGGGATGATGCCGGTGCGGCCCAACAGGCCGCTGTCGGACCTTCCACCGCATTTCGACTATCGCACGTTCACCACGAAATATGACGAGATCGTCGAGGCGGCGGAGCTGTGCGACGACGCCGAGCTCACCCGCCTGCGCGCCTATCTCGATCAGCAGCTCACCCATTTGCAGAGCGCGGTCACCAAGCTCGCCAACCGACTTCAGCGCCGGCTGATGGCGCAGCAATCACGCAGCTGGGACTTCGATCAGGAAGAGGGCATTCTCGACGCCGCGCGGCTGGCGCGGGTGATCGTCAATCCTGCCCATTCGCTGTCCTACAAGATCGAGCGCGACACTGATTTCCGCGACACCATCGTCACCTTGCTGATCGACAATTCAGGATCGATGCGCGGTCGTCCGATCTCGATCGCCGCGATCTCGGCCGACATTCTCGCCCGCACGCTCGAGCGCTGCGGCGTCAAGGTCGAGATACTCGGCTTCACCACCCGCGCCTGGAAGGGCGGTCAGGCGCGCGAGCAATGGCTTTCCGCCGGACGGCCCGCCAATCCCGGTCGCCTCAACGATCTCCGCCACATCGTCTACAAGCAGGCGGACGAGCCCTGGCGGCGGGCGCGCAAGAATCTCGGTCTGATGATGCGCGAAGGCCTGCTCAAAGAGAATATCGACGGCGAGGCGTTGTTGTGGGCGCACAACCGTTTGATCGCGCGGCCCGAGGAACGCCGGATTCTGATGGTGATCTCAGATGGCGCACCGGTGGACGATTCGACCCTGTCGGTGAATTCCGGGACCTATCTCGAGCGCCATCTGCGCCAGGTGATCGCCTGGATCGAAGATCGCTCGCCGGTCGAGCTGATCGCGATCGGCATCGGCCACGACGTCACGCGTTATTATCAGCGGGCCGTCACGATCATGGACGCCGAGCAGCTCGGCGGCACGATGATCGAGCAGCTCGCCGCTTTGTTCGACACGCCCTGA
- a CDS encoding glycine zipper 2TM domain-containing protein, whose translation MMFRKATLAALAAVTALSAIPAAAEARPRGYYGDGYYGSRYDNGYDRRDRYSRYDRYDRYDRYDRYDRRDYRRGRHYGYRDRDRGCSGTTGTIVGGVAGALAGRAIDRGDRGRWGRRDSGTTGAIIGGALGALAGRGIDKSSCDNRYYR comes from the coding sequence ATGATGTTCAGGAAGGCCACCCTCGCTGCGCTTGCCGCCGTTACCGCGCTGAGCGCCATCCCGGCCGCGGCCGAAGCGCGCCCGCGCGGTTATTACGGCGACGGCTATTACGGCTCGCGCTACGACAATGGTTACGACCGTCGCGACCGGTACAGCCGCTATGACCGGTACGACCGCTATGATCGCTATGATCGCTACGATCGTCGGGATTATCGCCGCGGCCGCCACTACGGATACCGTGATCGTGACCGCGGCTGCAGCGGCACCACCGGCACGATCGTCGGCGGCGTCGCCGGTGCCCTCGCCGGCCGGGCGATTGATCGCGGCGACCGTGGTCGCTGGGGCCGCCGCGACAGCGGCACCACCGGCGCCATCATCGGCGGTGCGCTGGGCGCCCTCGCCGGTCGCGGGATCGACAAGTCGAGCTGCGACAACCGCTATTACCGCTAA
- a CDS encoding esterase-like activity of phytase family protein → MALLLLGTFAPVRITPPDPPPAVSLIHFQPVPVEAGRPDDLRVGKLLFLGGWNMESNDWRFGGISAMHVDGGLVTAISDSGWLIRFPVPVAAGTQRARIEAVRKGSGAPVNKAQRDVESLIINGRTAWIGLERQNGVWRFALPEWRELGGARPAAMRKWEENNGPEAMVRLPDGRFIIFSEGDGGITEALMFPSDPSVPGARAIRMRYRPPAGYRITDATLLPDGRMLLLNRRISFVSGMKAKLAVAPVPPPRTGVLIAPQEIAAFAPPLTVDNMEAVSVTSEAGRTIVWLASDDNYMPLQRSLLLKFALEE, encoded by the coding sequence GTGGCACTCCTTCTCCTCGGCACCTTTGCCCCGGTCCGGATCACGCCTCCTGATCCTCCGCCCGCCGTCAGCCTGATCCACTTTCAGCCGGTGCCGGTCGAAGCCGGCCGTCCGGACGACCTCCGGGTCGGCAAGCTGCTGTTTCTCGGCGGCTGGAACATGGAGAGCAACGACTGGCGGTTCGGCGGAATTTCGGCGATGCATGTGGACGGCGGACTGGTCACGGCAATCAGCGACTCCGGATGGCTGATCCGCTTCCCCGTACCCGTCGCCGCGGGCACGCAGCGGGCGCGGATCGAGGCGGTGCGCAAGGGCTCGGGCGCTCCGGTCAACAAGGCTCAGCGCGACGTCGAATCGCTGATCATCAACGGTCGAACGGCGTGGATCGGTCTTGAAAGGCAGAATGGTGTCTGGCGTTTCGCTCTGCCGGAATGGCGCGAGCTGGGCGGCGCGCGCCCCGCCGCGATGCGCAAATGGGAAGAGAATAACGGTCCGGAAGCGATGGTGCGTCTTCCCGACGGGCGCTTCATCATCTTTTCGGAAGGAGATGGCGGGATCACCGAGGCGCTGATGTTTCCGTCCGATCCGTCCGTGCCCGGCGCGCGCGCAATCCGGATGCGCTACCGTCCCCCTGCGGGCTATCGAATCACCGACGCCACTTTGCTGCCCGATGGACGGATGCTGCTTCTCAACCGGCGCATCAGCTTCGTTTCCGGCATGAAGGCGAAGCTCGCAGTTGCACCGGTGCCGCCGCCGCGGACCGGGGTCTTGATCGCGCCGCAGGAGATCGCCGCATTCGCGCCGCCGCTGACGGTCGACAATATGGAAGCGGTAAGCGTCACCAGCGAAGCTGGGCGAACGATCGTGTGGCTCGCCTCGGACGACAATTACATGCCGCTTCAGCGCAGCCTGCTGCTCAAGTTCGCGCTCGAAGAGTAG
- the rpmB gene encoding 50S ribosomal protein L28 — MSRICELTGKGRQVGNNVSHANNKTKRTFLPNLQNVTLISDSLGRGVKLRVSMNGLRSVEHVGGLDNWLAKTSDEKLSLKARRLKREIAKKSSEAAAA; from the coding sequence ATGTCGCGCATTTGCGAACTGACCGGCAAGGGCCGGCAGGTGGGTAACAACGTTTCCCACGCCAACAACAAGACCAAGCGTACCTTCCTGCCGAACCTGCAGAACGTCACGCTGATTTCCGATTCGCTCGGCCGCGGCGTCAAGCTGCGCGTGTCGATGAACGGCCTGCGCTCGGTCGAGCATGTCGGCGGCCTGGACAATTGGCTGGCCAAGACCTCGGACGAGAAGCTGAGCCTCAAGGCCCGCCGTCTGAAGCGCGAGATCGCGAAGAAGAGTTCGGAAGCCGCCGCGGCGTGA